tactattaaaaaagaattattgttatttgAAAAGTTGGTTATCACATTAGAGGTAAGTTTAAAAGAATCCACATCTAATCCAGAATCTGTTTCATCTAAAATACAAAATGTTGGCTTCAAAATTAACATTTGtaatatttcatttctttttttttctcctCCACTAAATCCATAATTAACAGGTCGATCTAAAAATTCACTCGATAATCcaactttttttatttcttctatcatcattaaattaaattcaCTTACACTTATCTCTTCTTCATTTCTATATCTTCTATGTGAATTTAATGCTGCTCTTAGgaattcattattttttaccATAGGGAGTTCAACCGGATATTGAAAAGCTAAAAAAATACCACATAGCGATCTAACATTTACAGgtaaattaattaaatctaatcctttatattttattataccTTTTGTTACTTTATAATATGGATGACCAGCTATTACTTTTGCTAAGGTTGATTTTCCAGAACCATTCCTTCCCATAATTGTGTGCTTCTCAcctaaatatatttctaaatttattccttttaatatttctttctCTCCTTCTATCTCTATTGCATGTAaatcttttatttctaaCAAGGGATGTGTCTTATCCCAACCTTCTCCTTCTGTTACTATTTTAGATTCTTCttctaaattttttaataaagataatCTATCCATATCAAAGTTGTTATTTTCCATATGTACGACATTCTTCGGCTTCCTTAAAAAAGAATActtgtttttatattcacTATAACCATTAATTACATAGCTGTACATTTTATTGTTCCTTTTTCTTCCTTCACTGTATGATGATACATTTATCATTccaaaaattatatatattgtaacAGCCCAAGTAATGTTGAGccattttcttcttttcatattttttaataaagtTGAAAGGTCTCAGAAGgatgcatatatatatttatatattataaaaataaaaaataatatatttatttaaattatatatatatatatatatatatatatattttaaacatgaataaataaaaacacaacaaaaaaaaaaaaaaaaattgaaaaaaaaataataatatatagtataaataaatatataaaataaaacaaaagGGACCTTTTTAtagatatttatatgtatgacAAATCCCGATGATATGaattgatatatttttttcgtATAATTCgttaattaataaaatatataaataaataaatatatatatatatatatatattatatatatgtttatattttgaaatCTCCTAATTCTAAATGAccatttttaaaaatttatacatttaaaaatatcattattCTCTCATACCGATTCAGtacaaaaataaagtatatatatatatatatatatatatattaattttttttattttgaacAAGTTACGTtgtttattaaaaaaaaaattctcCCTTGAAccaaacaaataaaaatacttcaatatatatataagcaCATCAGTTCTACTTATTTTACATGTGTATAATTAGAATATTCCATGGGTggtaaaataatatttaatacaCACACCAGTTCTGcaaattttatattcccattaaaaaaaaatatatatatatatatatttatatttatatttatttatttatattacacatatttaacacatatatattattattatcctttATAATCTTTCATACTAATATTAGAATTTTCCAACTAATGATTTATACAATATTTctaaatataaattcagtctaataaatataatatgtaatataatacttttttttttttttttttccatataataataataataataataatccatttttaaaataaagatcataaaatttttgttattgcattttttgctttttttttccctgAACGgttcataatttatatcttATTTCATATGTACAGTTCaggtaaaaataattaataaaaaaaaaaaaaaaaagtacatataataaataatgatgaataaaataatataaaaccatataataataagaagaaTAAGATGGacttatataatattaaatgtaaAATGGATGAAAACCATAAGGAACCttattttcaatataaAAGTCCTAACAGATTTGATAgtaacaaaaaaaagacaattaatatatctggagaattaaaaatgcaaaagataaatagtataaaaagaaaaattcCTTCCTATAATAAAGGATATGTTctagaaaataaaaaaaaaatatatgtatctAATTGTGCTTCTCCTGatatatttgatatatCAACACATTACGctaatgaaaaaaaaagaaaagaaaaacaacaatgtttaaatattttaaataaaagtaaacAGACCAAAAAAACtgaacataataataagatgtgtaatataaaaaaagaacataTAGTAGACAATACACCTTGCAAATATgcacatataaaaaataagaataaagtaaaatattataaatacacaacgaatgaaatattatttaaaataaaatattgtaatggaaaaaaaacaaatcaTTACAAAGATAATTTGAATAAAATCCATtcacataataataaaaaagttaaaaataaattgaATAATCAAACTTATAAATGTAAACAAACAAATATCATATCAGCACATGTTcattcaaataataatgtaaaattagaaaattttcatcataAATCATCAActaaaaagaaaaatttatataataaggaAAACATATTAAAGAAGAATGAAAATGTACCTACCTGTTTTATAcctataaataaaaaatgtccaaaagaaaatgaaaaaatatacaacatggatgtaattaaaaattttaaatatttagacacaaaaatgaaaaattatattaatgaGCAAATAAAATACTATGGTCAGAACTGGAGACCAGAATATATTActgatttatatttttttattaaaaagaattatcACAAAATAGATTCATCAGATAAATTCAAAAGGTAAAAGtataaatcaaaatatatatatatatatatatatattcaagtttttgtttttccacatttatatatttttttatttccatATTTATAGAACTAAGGAAACTTCATATTGTCCctacaaatataaaaattcacaaaataaagaaaaacaaaaacatCATATGTTAAATAAAGTTCTATCGCCCAACTcatgtaataaaaataatgattatttattaacTAAATATTCTCTTGAATTGTTAAATCTTATGGatacatttaatattatagatGAAAATTATGACAAGATAAATACAGGAAATAATGTCCACcaattattaaataaaaataatttaataaaaaaattaaatgaattcAAATTAGATGAAAGAAAAGATATTTTCCCATTTTATCAGGTTTATacttatttaaaaaatcaacaacatatatttgaaaaaatattaaaacaaaaaaaaataaaatataaaataaatcataaGAAAACAACAAACAAAGAAAACAATGACAATTTTCATTGGAAGGAATTAATTCAAAttgaattaaaaattataagatTTCTTAACAATTTTCAACAaatcattaaaaaaaaaaatgaagaacAAGAGCACAATAATAACCTTCCTAATAtcaaatattataagaacATACCTTCTAATACATGTAAACTCATCAAAATCGTAAATGAAGTGACACGTATATTAAAGATAAAACTAAACaaatagataaaaaaaataaaataaaataaaataaaataataataaattataaatcatatacattcatttatatatattcattcaAACTATACAACAAcaaatttaattatttatatatcctTCTCCTctgtttttttctttcctaaaaatttgtttagctttattttatcaaaaaATCCTACTGTGCTATTATTTtctgaaaaaaaaaaaaaaaaaaaaaaaaatatatatatgtatgtatatatatatatatatatatatatatatatttatttatttatttatttatttatttatttatctatCTATTAATTTACCAATCAATTGGGgcttattatttatgtgcTGATCATCCgttttctatatatttataaacacccaaattaattaattaattaattaattaattaattaattaccacaaatatatgaaataagacatatatatatgtatatatatatttatttatttatttatttttatgttgtttttatatactcACACTCCTTTCcttcttttctttttcgTCATCAAATTTATGATCCGATGAATAGCCTAAATTGTACACAATAAAgtgaataaaatattaataagtaattagcatatataataataaatcttATAAACAATTAACATcgatataaaatatatatatatatatatatatatatatataatatattaccTGTCTTGTCATAGTTCCATCCAATTTCATCGCCAAGATGTTGTAGTGCCCTTAAATTTTTTGACTCAACCAATAAACAGTTcgaattattattatttttttttttaattattaattttaatatagCCAAGTTATCATATGTTGTTGGTATTTCCTGTACATGTAGCTTATTCATATCGAtgataaattttttttcttttgtttcAATTTTCAACATTTTAGTATTGATGTTGCAAGAAATGATACACATTTTGCTTATTATAGTATCCTCACctaaataaaaaaaaaaaaaaaaaaaaaaaaaaattatttattaataaaatttagGGGGTAATGTATTAAATGGACATGTAATctaaattaaaatataaatatgatataatatatgaacatatacttataataaaacaaaattcatacatatatataatatatatatatatttacatagTTCAATGTGCACATAGGCAGAAAATCCTTGGCTCAGATATTTTCTTCCCATTTTATCATCTTCATACCTTTGATTCTCCATACTATTTTCATCGGATACTTTTCTTTcattatgtattttttttggtttAACATTTGaaatatcattatcataCAATTTTTTGTCAGAATTAAAGGAATTCATTTGTAAGgaactttttttttttaataaatttttatctatcattttgttatttttatctaatatattatctttcTGGTCATTACTCAtagataaattattatgagtttcattattttttgaacCTTTATTAATTTCCATATGCCTGTTATCTTTTTTTACAATGTTATGGATTTGTAATATATCattcttttcatttgatataatattatgattattttcTATCTTTCTTTGAGTATCTTCTTCCTTTTTCATATCTATTTTTGtatcatatataatgttCTTTATTTTGTTGTGTTCGTGTTCGCGTTCGTGTTCGTGTTCGTGTTCGTGTTTGTGTTCATGTTCATGTTCATGTTCATGTTCATGTTCATGTTCATgtttcttttctttttttttttttaaacttTGTGAGCGAACACTTaccttttttaaatattcattaaaaagaaaatcttcaatttttattttctctttttcattcatattatattcctctgaaatattttttttgcCATCTCCTGATATTAAAGTGTTCATTCTATTTATAAGATAATctttgttttgttttttttccttttcattttttttctttggTTCCAAATAAAGATCAGTATAACTTTCCAAGCAAacattattcatataattattattcatataattgttattcatataattgttattattattattattattattattattattattattattattatcatcatcatttatCACTATTATGTTATCCAACTTTTTATTTCTCATATTATCAAACTTATTTCCAATACATTTATTAGTATCATCCATATTCCccttaatatttttttcatacattttataatcattatcatatttGTTAAATGTTCTTGTGTCTGAATCATTCCCAtgttttttaatataataataatcatcGATTTTTAGAAATGAAGATATATCTTGTTGATTATCCAAATAATgcttttttaaaagaaacTCTTTTCTACTCttgataatatttgtatatgtATCTAAAGATTCTACACTTATCccatcatttttattttctacatatttatgttctaatatatacatatctCTATCATTGGCAcatgttttattttttgttttgttcCATATGGatgatattttatttttttcacaCACTAATGTATTATCATCTTTCGATATGGTgttttccatatttttaatatcataattatctTTGGTATCTTCTAATTTTTTCCTCTCTTCTTTTTGTTTAAGCAAAGATAAAATAACctcttcatcatcataaaaatttatttccttcacattttttatattttttttatagaatataaaattctttacattattatctaattcattatttttatttgtataaacccttttctttttttttccatgtttattttttttaattacaattttttctttctcatttttttcagTAATATAGCAGAACTCCAAGTTTTCATCTGACCaatcattttcattatatacttttaataatatatctttgttattttcatcttttaggaattttttttttgttaacAAAGAATTCTTTTCATCAATTTCGTAAACTatcttttgttttttctttatatcaaatactatttttttcttattaccaacataaaaataaatgttttcattttcttcttttatattattattattattatcatcaacatatttataagtTCGTTTTACCATTCTGTTATTATATGTGACATTTTCTCTGTCCCTATATTTCCTTCTGTTTTGGTTTTTCTCTTTTTGTGTATAGTCATCTGTATTAGTAAAGAAATATTCgtattcatttaataatatgatatctttctttttctcatttttttgtaaaaacTGTATAATTGCATCAATTTTCCCTTGTGAATTTATTTCAAATGTAGTTATTGATTTATTTGTATGTAATagaatattaattaaatgATGTATACCTTTTTCTTCAAcatttgttattatatggttactattatatgaacaatCATCATATAAATCTGTATGAAATTCCTGAGCATTATTATTAACTTGGTTACTCACAATATTACTTTTAACATTTCCTTTATATATGTCATAAAATTggatatttttattttccaaaattttttgaaatttataaattagTTCCCTTCTATCACGAAGTTTTACGTTGcagtattttttttgaaaagtCTTAAAGCTgttgtttattatattcttattgTAATTGATTTGTTCATTTAATTCTTGAGCACTATATAAACACATTAAGCGATAACCTTTTGAAAACTCATTCTCCAAAgaaatttcttttattttcatatcTTCTGAATGTACACAACCGCAAGGATATGAAACGGAATTTAACTTTCCAGATGTTCCTacaaaaatgatatatgtgcacacatatatatatatatatatatatatatatatatatatttatttatttatttttatatttctcaTTTTACAAATGGTTCATTATAATactatttaaaaatatattaatacagTCAATATAATCAATCTTCTTCGCAAccatttttttgtattttacCTTCAAAcacattttcatttttctcTTTTGAGCTTTCTGTACTCCTCGTAGACTTTTCTTTctataaaagataaaaagaattatatgattatgaaaaatatcAACGTTGTCTTATTTCGAGaaaatatgtaatttttcttaaattctttgcaattttttttttctgaaCATTCTAGctattttgtattatttatttgtttatttttattttttttttttctgaaCATTCTAgctatattatatatatatatatatatatttatttttctttttttttacatacCAACAATTTATTAGAATTTTCCAAACTGtctattaataatttttgattgttttcatttattttagATGAATTATGTTGAACTTGTATTCccttaatattttttatatactctataaatatatttgacAAGGTGTTACATAATTgacaaattttttttatgtaacATTTCTTTCGATgttttgtttgtttttcCTAAATTGtattgttaaaaaaaaaatatatatatatattcacatataaacataaaatatatgtatgttcacatttgtatattcttatatacttattatattcttatattcttatattattatattattatatttctatgTTTTTCTTGTCCTGTATTACTATTAGTGAGTATAATTGTAGTGCCGAGATAATAACGTTTTCTATATACTGTCCAAtatctataaaaaaaatatatatatatatatatatattaaaaaatgaatattataatacagTAGAGTACGTAAATAcaacatatacatataataatatatatatatatatatatttaccaTCACTGATATTTTCCTCTCcgatatttttttcttttaatatttgcAAATACAAAACTAAAACTGTGTGAAGCTCtaagatataaaaaaaaaaaaacagtTGGAACAAAATATGATTAACATACTTTTGAATTTTTCTAAGAGCATATATAGAATCACtactaaatatatattgaacTATAACCAATTAAATAATcaaatatttcatatatatatatatatatatatatttatttatttatttatttatttatttatttatttattatacgTTGTGcaattatttttgttttgaTTTCATCCGCTAGTTTAAGCGTGTCCATACTTAGAATGTCCATTTTATCATCTggaaaaattttttaaaagagaaaaaaaaaaaaaaattatttgaaagtaaaaataagtAAAACTTTAACACACTAcagtaaatatatataaatcatgttacaatgatttatattaatgtttaaattataaatagaTAGAACAGATAAAATGTGcacacaaatatatatttatatttttaattccatataattttgttaaCCTTTGTTAAAAAGtactttatttttctccattttttttttaatttataaagatcattatttaattgaTGTTGTTTATATGAAGATGTGTTActttgaaaaaaaaaaaaaatgagaaacataaaataaaaataattttgttaataGAAATGGAAAGctataaatacatatttttcatatttttacattttacGTTGTTGGATTAATTTGGTTTAAAAGATGTAGCCTATACTTATTACacatttaaaatatagaataataatatatcaaaaaaaagaaaataaaacaaatacatatctatatatatatataaactaTTCAGTCTGTAACTCTCTTTACAACCATAAAATTCGGTAGCTTAAATATTCAACTTAGTATATATAGTAAAAAGTAAGTAATCTAATG
This is a stretch of genomic DNA from Plasmodium reichenowi strain SY57 chromosome 14, whole genome shotgun sequence. It encodes these proteins:
- a CDS encoding FeS assembly ATPase SufC, putative, with product MKRRKWLNITWAVTIYIIFGMINVSSYSEGRKRNNKMYSYVINGYSEYKNKYSFLRKPKNVVHMENNNFDMDRLSLLKNLEEESKIVTEGEGWDKTHPLLEIKDLHAIEIEGEKEILKGINLEIYLGEKHTIMGRNGSGKSTLAKVIAGHPYYKVTKGIIKYKGLDLINLPVNVRSLCGIFLAFQYPVELPMVKNNEFLRAALNSHRRYRNEEEISVSEFNLMMIEEIKKVGLSSEFLDRPVNYGFSGGEKKRNEILQMLILKPTFCILDETDSGLDVDSFKLTSNVITNFSNNNNSFLIVTHYKKLLELLKPNFIHIMHQGKIIESGDYSLVDKIENKGYSQFLKE
- a CDS encoding hypothetical protein (conserved Plasmodium protein, unknown function), which codes for MDLYNIKCKMDENHKEPYFQYKSPNRFDSNKKKTINISGELKMQKINSIKRKIPSYNKGYVLENKKKIYVSNCASPDIFDISTHYANEKKRKEKQQCLNILNKSKQTKKTEHNNKMCNIKKEHIVDNTPCKYAHIKNKNKVKYYKYTTNEILFKIKYCNGKKTNHYKDNLNKIHSHNNKKVKNKLNNQTYKCKQTNIISAHVHSNNNVKLENFHHKSSTKKKNLYNKENILKKNENVPTCFIPINKKCPKENEKIYNMDVIKNFKYLDTKMKNYINEQIKYYGQNWRPEYITDLYFFIKKNYHKIDSSDKFKRTKETSYCPYKYKNSQNKEKQKHHMLNKVLSPNSCNKNNDYLLTKYSLELLNLMDTFNIIDENYDKINTGNNVHQLLNKNNLIKKLNEFKLDERKDIFPFYQVYTYLKNQQHIFEKILKQKKIKYKINHKKTTNKENNDNFHWKELIQIELKIIRFLNNFQQIIKKKNEEQEHNNNLPNIKYYKNIPSNTCKLIKIVNEVTRILKIKLNK